One genomic segment of Desmodus rotundus isolate HL8 chromosome 5, HLdesRot8A.1, whole genome shotgun sequence includes these proteins:
- the LOC112319935 gene encoding olfactory receptor 5M11: MPIANDSEITEFILLGLTGCPELQPLLFVLFLVVYLVTLLGNLGMIALIRLDSRLHTPMYFFLTNLAFVDLCYSSNATPQMLTNFLSEKKTITFAGCFTQCYIFIALLLTEFYMLAAMAYDRYVAICNPLRYSVKMSRWVCICLATFPYVYGFSDGLLQAILTFRLTFCRSNVINHFYCADPPLIKLSCSDTYVKEHAMLISAGFNLSSSLTIILVSYAFIIAAILRIKSAEGRHKAFSTCASHMMAVTLFYGTLFCMYVRPPTDKTVEESKIIAVFYTFVSPVLNPLIYSLRNKDVKRALKNVLRRNKVTKMAMPPLSNKPYL; the protein is encoded by the coding sequence ATGCCCATCGCAAATGACAGTGAAATAACAGAATTCATTCTCCTGGGGCTCACAGGTTGCCCTGAACTCCAGCCTCTCCTCTTCGTGCTGTTTCTGGTGGTGTACCTGGTCACTCTCTTGGGCAACCTGGGCATGATAGCATTGATCAGACTGGACTCTCGCCTTCAcacgcccatgtacttcttcctcactAACCTAGCCTTTGTTGACTTGTGCTATTCCTCCAACGCCACCCCGCAGATGCTGACTAACTTCCTCTCAGAGAAGAAGACAATCACCTTTGCTGGCTGCTTTACACAGTGTTACATTTTCATTGCGCTCCTCCTCACTGAGTTTTACATGCTGGCagccatggcctatgaccgctacgtGGCCATATGCAACCCTCTGCGCTACAGTGTGAAAATGTCCAGGTGGGTGTGCATCTGCTTGGCCACCTTTCCTTATGTCTATGGCTTCTCAGATGGCCTGTTACAGGCCATCCTGACCTTCCGCTTGACCTTCTGTAGATCCAACGTCATCAACCACTTCTACTGTGCTGACCCGCCACTCATTAAGCTTTCCTGCTCTGACACTTATGTCAAAGAGCATGCCATGCTCATATCAGCTGGCTTCAATCTCTCCAGCTCCCTCACCATCATCCTGGTGTCCTATGCCTTCATCATTGCTGCCATCCTCCGGATCAAATCAGCAGAGGGGAGGCACAAAGCATTCTCCACCTGTGCTTCCCACATGATGGCTGTTACCCTATTTTATGGGACACTCTTCTGTATGTATGTAagaccaccaacagataagactGTTGAGGAATCCAAGATAATAGCCGTCTTCTACACCTTTGTGAgtccagtgcttaatccactgatcTATAGTTTGCGGAACAAAGATGTAAAGCGGGCATTGAAGAACGTCCTCAGACGAAATAAGGTCACTAAGATGGCAATGCCTCCACTTTCCAATAAACCATACCTCTAA
- the LOC128780982 gene encoding olfactory receptor 5M10 → MMFSKDKRMSSSNHTTLAEFILLGLTDDPVLEKILFGVFLVIYLITMAGNLCMIMLIRTNSHLQTPMYFFLSHLSFVDICYSSNITPNMLYNFLSDQKTISYAGCFSQCLLFITLAITEFYILASMALDRYVAICSPLHYSSRMSKDTCASLVMVCYVFGFLNGLSQALLTFHLSFCGSLEINHFYCADPPLIMLACSDTHVKTMAMLVVAGFTLSSSLCIILLSYLFILAAILRIRSAEGRHKAFSTCGSHLTTVTIFYGTLFCMYLRTPSERSVEDSKIIAVFYTFLSPMLNPLIYSLRNKHVIHALQQMVKGNLFHRNAV, encoded by the exons ATGATG TTTTCAAAGGATAAGAGAATGTCTTCCTCAAACCACACTACCCTGGCAGAATTCATTCTCTTGGGACTCACAGACGACCCGGTACTAGAGAAGATCCTGTTTGGGGTGTTTCTGGTGATCTACCTAATCACGATGGCAGGGAATCTCTGCATGATCATGCTGATCAGGACCAATTCCCACCTCCAGACGcccatgtatttcttcctcagCCACCTCTCCTTTGTAGACATTTGCTATTCCTCCAACATCACCCCAAATATGCTGTACAATTTCCTCTCAGACCAGAAGACCATCTCCTATGCTGGGTGCTTCTCGCAGTGTCTTCTCTTCATCACCCTGGCGATCACTGAGTTTTACATCCTTGCTTCCATGGCATTGGAtcgctatgtggccatctgcagCCCTTTACATTACAGTAGCAGAATGTCCAAGGACACCTGCGCCTCTCTTGTCATGGTATGTTATGTTTTTGGCTTCCTAAATGGACTGTCTCAGGCACTGCTGACCTTTCACTTGTCCTTCTGTGGCTCCCTTGAAATCAATCATTTCTACTGTGCTGATCCTCCTCTGATAATGCTGGCCTGCTCTGACACCCATGTCAAAACGATGGCAATGCTGGTAGTGGCTGGATTTACTCTCTCAAGCTCTCTCTGCATCATTCTCCTGTCCTACCTTTTCATTCTTGCAGCCATCTTGCGGATCCGTTCTGCTGAAGGCAGGCACAAAGCCTTCTCTACCTGTGGCTCCCACCTGACAACAGTCACTATATTTTATGGGACCCTCTTCTGCATGTACTTAAGGACCCCATCTGAGAGGTCTGTGGAGGACTCCAAAATAATTGCAGTCTTCTATACTTTTTTGAGCCCAATGCTGAACCCATTGATCTACAGTCTAAGGAACAAGCATGTGATCCACGCCCTGCAGCAGATGGTGAAAGGAAATCTCTTCCATAGAAATGCAGTTTAG